The Verrucomicrobium spinosum DSM 4136 = JCM 18804 genome includes a region encoding these proteins:
- a CDS encoding MFS transporter encodes MSVSASHASSPPASKRGSAWAPLRDWQFRGLWLANIVSNIGTTMNDTAAIWTMTSISASPLLVALMQTMTGLPLFLLALPAGALADLVDRRKLILLAQAGALLTAAGMTYLAFAGKLSAPLLLLATFQLGVASAFTMPAWQALIPDLVGRSQLSAALALGSVGFNTARSLGPVAGGLLVAAAGPGPVFALNTLSFGAVILAAWRVSPPSPPKSTEQERMMGAMVAALRYARHAAPMQAVLLRGAVHVFAAVAPVALLPILIHRRGWSGSDYGLLMSCYGLGAIVVALFLLPKLRARLSFDMVVTSAGLSSALAACLLAAVTDRYSMGAALALAGAGWMSALNTFSVAAQSAFPNWVRARSSAIYLVAVQGAFALGALAWGRILSDWGATVALLGAAAWLLISITLQRRWPISHVDKLDLSPSNDWPEHTLTTTPGPEDGPVLITIEYQLFQEDEPAFREAMRALRKIRLRDGAFRCSLFVDLDNPRVFRETFIVGSWAEHLRQHQRATVEDRRIEDAVVALHRGDEPPRVRHLLMVEL; translated from the coding sequence ATGAGCGTCAGCGCCTCCCACGCCTCCTCGCCCCCCGCTTCGAAGCGGGGCTCCGCTTGGGCCCCCTTGCGTGACTGGCAGTTCCGCGGCCTCTGGCTGGCCAATATCGTCTCCAATATCGGCACGACCATGAATGACACGGCGGCCATCTGGACGATGACCTCCATCTCCGCCTCTCCACTGCTGGTGGCCCTGATGCAGACGATGACAGGGCTGCCTCTTTTTCTGCTGGCCCTGCCTGCCGGGGCTCTGGCGGACCTCGTGGACCGACGCAAGCTCATCCTGTTGGCTCAAGCAGGGGCCTTGCTCACCGCAGCAGGCATGACCTATCTGGCCTTTGCCGGTAAACTTTCTGCGCCGTTGTTGTTGTTGGCGACCTTTCAACTGGGGGTCGCCTCCGCCTTCACCATGCCAGCCTGGCAAGCCCTGATCCCAGACTTGGTGGGCCGCTCCCAGCTTTCTGCCGCCCTGGCTCTGGGTAGCGTAGGCTTCAACACCGCCCGTTCCCTGGGCCCCGTGGCAGGCGGCTTGCTGGTGGCCGCAGCCGGACCGGGCCCCGTCTTCGCCCTCAATACTCTCTCATTCGGCGCCGTGATCTTGGCAGCCTGGCGGGTGAGCCCCCCGTCTCCACCCAAGTCCACCGAACAGGAGCGGATGATGGGCGCCATGGTGGCAGCCCTGCGCTATGCCCGCCACGCCGCCCCCATGCAGGCCGTCCTGCTCCGGGGCGCAGTTCACGTCTTTGCCGCCGTGGCCCCAGTGGCACTACTCCCTATATTAATCCATCGACGCGGGTGGAGCGGGTCTGACTACGGCCTGCTCATGAGCTGCTACGGCCTGGGGGCCATAGTGGTGGCCCTGTTCCTCCTCCCCAAGCTGCGCGCCCGCCTCAGCTTCGACATGGTGGTCACATCTGCCGGGCTCTCCTCGGCACTCGCAGCCTGCCTGCTCGCCGCAGTAACTGATCGCTATAGCATGGGTGCAGCTCTGGCCCTCGCCGGTGCCGGTTGGATGAGCGCGCTCAATACCTTTAGCGTTGCCGCCCAGAGCGCCTTCCCCAACTGGGTTCGCGCCCGCAGCTCCGCCATTTATCTGGTGGCAGTACAAGGAGCCTTCGCCTTGGGAGCCTTGGCCTGGGGGCGAATACTCTCAGACTGGGGTGCCACCGTCGCCCTGCTTGGCGCAGCCGCCTGGCTCCTCATCAGTATCACGCTCCAGAGACGGTGGCCCATCAGTCACGTGGACAAGCTGGACCTCTCCCCATCCAACGACTGGCCTGAGCACACCCTCACCACCACTCCCGGTCCAGAGGATGGCCCGGTCTTGATCACCATTGAATACCAGCTCTTCCAAGAAGACGAGCCTGCCTTCCGCGAGGCGATGCGCGCCCTGCGCAAGATCCGTCTTCGCGATGGAGCTTTTCGTTGTTCCCTTTTTGTAGATCTCGACAATCCGCGCGTTTTTCGGGAGACGTTTATCGTCGGCTCCTGGGCGGAACACCTTCGCCAGCATCAGAGAGCCACAGTAGAGGATCGCCGCATTGAAGACGCGGTGGTGGCACTTCACCGCGGCGATGAGCCCCCGCGCGTTCGACATCTGCTGATGGTGGAACTCTAG